The DNA segment ACAACGAGAAACAGCAACGTTATCGTCAGCATCAGATATTTTCTGCGGCTTGCTCGCTGCAGCTGCAGTTTCATAGAGTCGATATCCTCTGAAAGCATCCTGGCAATCCCATAAATGTGGAGGTCAGTATCATGGAGAGCTACATTCACCCGGGTGAACAACTGGTGGTGGTATTCTATGTAGTCGACATCAGGGAATCAAGCGAATTCTACCTGGGATATGGATTCGAGACAGTTCGGGACGAGGGATCCTTCATGGAATTGAAGTGGGAGGAGTCCAGGCTTTTCCTGGTGGAGCTCCCTGATGCTCCACCTCCGCCTCCCCAGCCAATTGGCAACATGCGGATAATGGTGCCAGACGTTGATGAATACTGGAGACGCGCCAGGGAAAAAAGAGCCACTATACTGCGGCCCATTGGCGACCGGGCTTACGGTTTGCGGGATTTTATCATTGCGGGTCCAGATGGCCTTGCCCTTCGCTTCGCAACCCGCCTCGAGGATGTAAGAGGTTGAGGCCTTTGCCGACTTACCAGGAGATGGATGGTCAGGCGAACGGCAAGCAGAAGAAATCTTTTGGGCTGGCGCATCGTGAAGCGCTGTCTCTGGCAGGCAGGAGTGAAATCAGCGTGCCTCAGTCGGCAGCTGGCTCGCCGCCTATGATAAGCCTTTGACCTGGATGGATGACAGCAGCCGCGCCAAGTTTGTTGAGCTTTTGCAGCTGTTCAACAGTGAGGCCAAACCGGCGGCCTATGGCCCAAAGGGTGTCGCCCGTGCGAACCTGGTAGTATCTAGTTCTTTTTGCCTCAGAGCGAGCAACGGCTGCTGAAGCAGGAGGTTCCTTGGCAGCCAACTTGATAGTCACTTGAATTTCTTTGGGCTGGCCTTCAACAAGATGCAGTGAGGACGGGGTCAGTACCAGAGGAGCTTTGAATGTTTTCTCGCCAGCCTCTGGAGCCAGGGCATCGAGATCTACTGGCGCCGTTCTGACCCTCTTGGCATAACGCAACACAGACTCACCCCCACTCAGCTTGACGACGTCTGGCTCTGGCCGTATTTCGACTATTTTGAAGCCTGGCGGCGCCTTGCCCACCAGATGCGGCTCCACAACCAGCTCTTTGATAATGCGCCGTTCCAACTCTAACTTGACTCGAGATGGTGTGACCCTGACGACCCTCAACCCCAGAGGGAGTTCAATGTTGTCTGAATCCAGCACCACCGTGTGAACACCATTGCTGATATTCCTGAGATCAACAAAAGCACTGACCTGATTCGGTTTCAGAGCGCTGACCAATCGGCGCCTGCCAGTGATCTGCACTTCAACTTTATCGGTTGAAGCTTTTTTCAGTTCTAAATTTTCAGGAAGATTGCGAAAATCTATCGGCGTTGTCACAGTAATAAGAGAAGAAAGTTGCTTGCCAGAATAAATTCCCCACACGGTTGACACCAGAAAAAAGGTCAAGACAAAACCCGCAGTCTGAGTGAGCCATATTTTGGTCCTGCTCCTGGGCACCACCTCCTTGATAATGCCGAGCAGTAATTGATCGAGCTCCTCTTTTAACTGCAGGGGGTCTCTCGTCAACTCCACCTTCCCCCGGTGCACCACTGAGACCTGGCCGCGTTCTTCAGACACCACCAGCACCACAGCGTCGGTAAGCTCACTCAGGCCAATGGCAGCTCTGTGTCTGGTGCCGAAGCGCGAGGGTAACCCCTCTCTCTGGGTTAGAGGCAGATAAGTAGCTACTCTTACAATCCTGTTGCCCCGAACAACGATGGCGCCATCATGAACAGGACTGTGCTTGTTGAAAATGGACTCGATAATCTGGGGATCGTATCGGCCGTCTAAATGTATGCCCTCGCGCAAATGGCTTGCCAGTCTGTCTCTGTTCTGAATAACTATGAGCGCCCCTGTTCTGCTGCCGGCCAGGCGAAAAGCAGTCTCGGCGATGCTTGCCACGTCGATGCTTCTGGTTTCTTGAGGCCGCCCGAGGAAAAACCGAACCGGACTCGTCTGGATCAAAATGTCTCTGATTTCGTTTCGAAAGACAACCACTATCACCAGAACGGCAACTGTGCCGAGGCCCTGGAAAAACCAGCTGGTAAGCACCAGACCTATGGCCTGGGCAATGGCGTGAAAAATCCACAGAGACACCAGTCCCAGCGTGATTTGCAGGGCGGTGGTCCCTTTGAGCAGCAAGAAGAGCCGTTGTATGATAAAGCTGATCACCAGGATATCAATCACATCCTGCCAGCGAAAATGAAAAATAAGATCAGTGATCATCGGGGCAAATGCTCCTTCTGCCGAACCTGCATCAGAGTGCACCCAGGAGAAGTCCTCAGCTGCTCTCGAATAGAACAGAGTGGCTCAGATCAATCCTGCGGCCAGGCCAACTCCACGAATGAATCCTACTCGCTGCTCATACTCTTGTCAAAATATATAGTGCCACCATCGAGCCAGCTTCAAGCAGGTCTAGAAGCCCCTTGCTGGCTGCTTTCCGCGCCAGCAATAAGGGCAATCTCTGCCTCTACCTCTGAATTGAGCCTGGCCAGCTCTTCTGCCAGGTCATTCACTTGCTCTTGCCATATTTGCAGCAGTACTTCTCTCAGGGCAGCCATCCTCTTCTGAGCCTGCTTATGCA comes from the Deltaproteobacteria bacterium genome and includes:
- a CDS encoding DNA integrity scanning protein DisA nucleotide-binding domain protein produces the protein MITDLIFHFRWQDVIDILVISFIIQRLFLLLKGTTALQITLGLVSLWIFHAIAQAIGLVLTSWFFQGLGTVAVLVIVVVFRNEIRDILIQTSPVRFFLGRPQETRSIDVASIAETAFRLAGSRTGALIVIQNRDRLASHLREGIHLDGRYDPQIIESIFNKHSPVHDGAIVVRGNRIVRVATYLPLTQREGLPSRFGTRHRAAIGLSELTDAVVLVVSEERGQVSVVHRGKVELTRDPLQLKEELDQLLLGIIKEVVPRSRTKIWLTQTAGFVLTFFLVSTVWGIYSGKQLSSLITVTTPIDFRNLPENLELKKASTDKVEVQITGRRRLVSALKPNQVSAFVDLRNISNGVHTVVLDSDNIELPLGLRVVRVTPSRVKLELERRIIKELVVEPHLVGKAPPGFKIVEIRPEPDVVKLSGGESVLRYAKRVRTAPVDLDALAPEAGEKTFKAPLVLTPSSLHLVEGQPKEIQVTIKLAAKEPPASAAVARSEAKRTRYYQVRTGDTLWAIGRRFGLTVEQLQKLNKLGAAAVIHPGQRLIIGGEPAAD
- a CDS encoding VOC family protein, translating into MESYIHPGEQLVVVFYVVDIRESSEFYLGYGFETVRDEGSFMELKWEESRLFLVELPDAPPPPPQPIGNMRIMVPDVDEYWRRAREKRATILRPIGDRAYGLRDFIIAGPDGLALRFATRLEDVRG